One genomic segment of Cervus canadensis isolate Bull #8, Minnesota chromosome 14, ASM1932006v1, whole genome shotgun sequence includes these proteins:
- the LOC122452895 gene encoding olfactory receptor 5AS1-like yields MLENNYTMPVEFLLVGFTDYLPLRVALFLVFLIVYTLTVVGNVGLIILVNINSSLQTPMYYFLSNLSFLDISYSTAITPKMLENFLASKKSISLSGCALQMFSFGCFADAECLILAAMAYDRYAAICNPLLYSALVSRRVCVFCVALAYFSGGVTSMVHVCLTFRLPFCGSNIVNHFFCDIPPLLALSCTDTYINELLLFALCGFIQTSTFVVIFISYFCILLTVLSIKSSGGRSKTFSTCASHLIAITLFYGTLLFMYLRPTTSYSPDTDKVVAVFYTVVFPMFNPIIYSFRNKDVKYALRKLLDRNWTFK; encoded by the coding sequence ATGttggaaaataattataccaTGCCAGTTGAGTTCCTACTTGTTGGATTCACAGATTATCTACCTCTCAGAGTTGCACTATTCTTGGTATTTCTCATAGTCTATACACTAACTGTGGTGGGAAATGTAGGTTTAATAATCCTAGTTAATATCAATTCAAGCCTTCAAACCCCCATGTATTATTTTCTCAGCAACCTGTCTTTCTTAGACATTAGCTACTCAACAGCAATCACTCCTAAAATGCTGGAAAATTTCTTAGCATCCAAGAAAAGCATTTCCCTCTCTGGCTGTGCACTACAGATGTTTTCCTTTGGTTGTTTTGCTGATGCTGAATGCCTTATCCTGGCAgcaatggcctatgaccgctatgcaGCAATCTGCAACCCACTGCTCTATTCTGCTCTTGTGTCTCGGAGAGTCTGTGTCTTCTGCGTTGCGTTGGCCTACTTCAGTGGGGGTGTGACTTCAATGGTCCACGTCTGTCTCACATTCAGGCTGCCATTTTGTGGCTCCAACATCGTCAACCATTTTTTCTGTGACATCCCGCCTCTCCTGGCTTTATCCTGCACAGACACCTACATCAATGAACTTCTGCTCTTTGCCTTGTGtggcttcatccagaccagcactTTTGTGGTCATCTTTATCTCATACTTCTGCATCCTCCTCACTGTTTTGAGCATCAAGTCCTCAGGTGGAAGAAGCAAAACGTTCTCTACCTGTGCCTCCCATCTCATAGCAATCACCTTATTCTATGGAACACTTCTGTTTATGTACTTGCGTCCCACTACCAGCTACTCCCCAGACACTGACAAAGTAGTTGCAGTGTTTTATACAGTTGTCTTTCCCATGTTTAATCCAATAATCTACAGTTTCAGAAACAAGGATGTAAAATATGCCCTCAGAAAGCTATTGGACAGAAACTGGACTTTCAAATGA